From Nocardioides daedukensis, the proteins below share one genomic window:
- a CDS encoding GntR family transcriptional regulator, which translates to MATEHAVAEQLRRRMLTDIGSGTLPPGARLGSERELAEHYGVSRGTLRQVLSQLEEAGLVRRVAGRTGGTFITHGKVEHDLTKVVGVPAYLARQGYAAGTRVVSTRMGVADTMTQRALQLPAGSLVLDVRRLRLADGKPFSLDHARMPAERFPGLLEMSLGGSIYELLESEFDVVPADAEEIIEVVNATEEEAALLSVTAGDALLGITRTTYDKDGVPIEFSHDLFRSDRTQIMMRTPGRGLRGVPSDQAHFARISSLPESS; encoded by the coding sequence ATGGCAACGGAGCACGCCGTCGCAGAGCAACTGCGCCGGCGCATGCTGACTGACATCGGTTCCGGCACGCTGCCCCCGGGTGCCCGGCTGGGCAGCGAACGCGAGCTGGCTGAGCACTACGGGGTGAGCCGCGGAACGTTGCGTCAGGTGCTGTCGCAGCTCGAAGAGGCTGGCCTGGTTCGACGGGTCGCTGGCCGCACCGGCGGCACCTTCATTACTCACGGCAAGGTGGAGCACGACCTCACCAAGGTCGTAGGAGTCCCCGCCTACCTCGCCCGACAGGGTTACGCCGCCGGCACCCGTGTGGTCTCCACCCGCATGGGAGTTGCCGACACCATGACCCAACGTGCCCTGCAACTTCCGGCTGGCAGCCTGGTGCTCGATGTACGCCGCCTGCGCCTTGCCGATGGAAAGCCCTTCTCGCTAGACCACGCGCGCATGCCCGCCGAACGGTTCCCGGGCCTGCTCGAGATGTCGCTCGGCGGCTCGATATACGAGCTCTTGGAGTCCGAGTTCGATGTCGTTCCTGCCGATGCCGAGGAGATCATCGAGGTCGTGAACGCTACCGAAGAGGAAGCAGCGCTCCTCTCTGTCACCGCCGGCGACGCGCTGCTCGGCATCACGCGCACGACCTACGACAAGGACGGCGTGCCGATCGAGTTCTCCCACGACCTGTTCCGTTCGGACCGCACTCAGATCATGATGCGTACGCCAGGGCGCGGCCTGCGTGGGGTGCCGTCCGACCAGGCGCACTTTGCGCGCATCTCGTCGCTGCCCGAGTCGAGTTAG
- a CDS encoding helix-turn-helix domain-containing protein translates to MTRPDDIGPALREERLADGLTQAALAELANVGRQWLNSFEMGEKVSAPLNMVMRVIAALDVAVVLTRPSLAATGAKPEAAEVFDLDEHLREYDQ, encoded by the coding sequence GTGACTCGACCTGACGACATCGGCCCCGCGCTACGCGAAGAGCGACTGGCTGACGGTCTGACGCAGGCTGCGTTGGCCGAACTCGCCAACGTGGGCCGCCAGTGGCTCAACTCCTTCGAGATGGGGGAGAAGGTTTCCGCTCCGCTCAACATGGTCATGCGTGTGATTGCGGCACTCGACGTTGCCGTCGTCCTCACGCGGCCGTCGCTGGCCGCGACCGGGGCGAAGCCGGAGGCCGCGGAAGTGTTCGACCTCGACGAGCACCTGAGGGAGTACGACCAGTGA
- a CDS encoding DUF998 domain-containing protein codes for MRPAYIATEFVVATATTGGYSFVSDSVSRLGEIGCSSAYCSPRHELMNGSFIGFGALLAVGAVLLSRHVGPWVTGLLVVSGLSSVATGLAPLDQDATLHAIAATPLFAAQPIALIVLGARLRNDHPRLAGALLGAGVLTSIAAVSFVLSGDGPASGALERLALWPVLVGLAGFAWTRVRPDGGSPTVRPSATSGPCVHARAPD; via the coding sequence GTGCGACCGGCCTACATCGCGACCGAGTTCGTCGTTGCGACGGCGACGACCGGCGGCTACAGCTTCGTCTCCGATTCGGTCAGTCGACTCGGTGAGATCGGTTGCTCCTCGGCATACTGCTCGCCGCGGCACGAGCTCATGAACGGCTCGTTCATCGGCTTCGGTGCCTTGCTGGCCGTCGGTGCCGTGCTGCTCTCGCGGCACGTGGGGCCGTGGGTCACGGGATTGCTGGTGGTCTCCGGTCTGAGCTCAGTTGCCACGGGCCTCGCGCCTCTCGACCAGGACGCCACCCTGCATGCGATCGCGGCGACACCCTTGTTCGCCGCGCAGCCGATCGCGCTGATCGTTCTCGGCGCGCGGTTGCGGAATGACCACCCACGTCTAGCGGGGGCGCTCCTCGGCGCGGGGGTCCTGACCAGCATCGCGGCCGTGTCGTTCGTGCTTTCCGGTGACGGCCCCGCATCGGGTGCCCTCGAACGTCTTGCCCTGTGGCCGGTGCTGGTCGGGCTGGCCGGGTTCGCGTGGACGCGGGTCCGTCCCGATGGGGGCTCCCCGACGGTGCGACCTTCCGCCACGAGTGGACCCTGCGTCCACGCCCGTGCCCCGGACTGA
- a CDS encoding helicase: MLDVPYGTQVDDATWHTSVKTHLYVGRAVPEHLAPYVPGPYTLGRFIENTLNPDDPTPNPEATEALEPRMIQYEAADAIAARAAAGGRQFLLADEPGVGKTISAVLGASAVSDLRGARRVLVIADRPAAITIGHWCRTIMALGHGDLEWVVITWDRLDKVKDHTWEVIIADEAHALRRTTTKRWKLWARISGHGKPHDKAPFVIATTATPGHTPLELPYLAPAYAQVLGEPMQDWTSATQPGAAFATALERHGLGVEPGRHGATWTTDPVRRATDLELVRGWLADQDPPAMLHRAAPWGPVPISGMPVTLTPEERTAYEAEWGEFCQEMDIARRGRNVARGRAALLRFRQKAGLIRVDSTVAWIAQQVQAERQVACSVEFVTTAADPIADRLRDSGLEVATIYGRDRFDPEAERLRFQTGQAKVCVFTTVASISLHAGETLADGHQASTEPRVGVFHQARFSGIAARQVTGRTHRDHQVSPWHIAYAEGTVEEQVGRVMVERIAAASDTVGSDTTGLTDLAQLLGADWLSPAALTEDGAS, from the coding sequence GTGCTCGACGTCCCCTATGGCACACAGGTCGACGACGCCACTTGGCACACGAGCGTCAAGACCCACCTGTACGTCGGCCGGGCTGTCCCCGAGCACCTCGCGCCCTACGTTCCGGGCCCCTACACGCTCGGTCGGTTCATCGAGAACACCCTCAACCCCGACGACCCGACGCCCAACCCCGAGGCGACCGAGGCACTCGAACCCCGGATGATCCAATACGAAGCGGCCGATGCGATCGCGGCGCGTGCCGCAGCAGGCGGACGTCAGTTCCTGCTGGCCGACGAGCCCGGCGTGGGCAAGACAATCTCCGCGGTCCTCGGAGCAAGCGCGGTGAGTGATCTCCGCGGCGCGCGACGCGTGCTCGTCATCGCCGACCGACCTGCCGCGATCACGATCGGTCACTGGTGCCGCACGATCATGGCGCTGGGTCACGGCGATCTCGAGTGGGTCGTGATCACGTGGGACCGCCTCGACAAGGTCAAGGACCACACGTGGGAGGTGATCATTGCCGATGAGGCCCACGCCCTGCGTCGTACGACGACAAAACGGTGGAAGCTGTGGGCACGGATCTCGGGACACGGAAAGCCGCACGACAAGGCGCCGTTCGTCATCGCCACCACAGCAACGCCCGGACACACGCCCCTCGAACTGCCCTACCTCGCCCCGGCCTACGCCCAGGTGCTCGGTGAGCCGATGCAGGACTGGACCTCGGCGACACAACCCGGGGCCGCCTTCGCGACCGCACTCGAGCGCCACGGCCTCGGCGTGGAACCGGGACGTCATGGCGCGACCTGGACCACCGATCCGGTACGACGCGCGACGGATCTCGAGCTGGTGCGCGGTTGGCTGGCCGATCAGGACCCTCCCGCGATGCTGCACCGCGCTGCGCCGTGGGGACCCGTGCCGATCTCTGGCATGCCGGTGACTCTCACGCCCGAGGAGCGGACGGCGTACGAGGCCGAGTGGGGAGAGTTCTGCCAGGAGATGGACATCGCAAGGCGCGGGCGCAACGTCGCCCGGGGCAGGGCGGCGTTGTTGCGGTTCCGACAGAAGGCCGGGCTGATCCGCGTCGACTCGACGGTCGCCTGGATCGCCCAGCAGGTCCAGGCCGAGCGACAGGTGGCGTGCTCGGTCGAGTTCGTCACCACGGCTGCGGACCCGATCGCCGACCGGCTGCGCGACTCCGGTCTCGAGGTGGCCACGATCTATGGCCGTGACCGGTTCGACCCCGAGGCCGAACGGCTCAGGTTCCAGACAGGGCAGGCGAAGGTCTGCGTTTTCACCACGGTCGCCTCGATCAGCCTGCACGCCGGCGAGACCCTCGCCGATGGGCACCAGGCGAGCACCGAACCGCGGGTCGGCGTCTTCCACCAGGCCCGCTTCTCCGGCATCGCCGCACGACAGGTGACCGGCCGCACCCACCGCGACCACCAGGTCTCGCCATGGCACATCGCCTATGCCGAGGGCACCGTCGAGGAGCAGGTCGGAAGGGTGATGGTGGAGCGCATCGCCGCAGCCTCCGACACGGTGGGAAGCGACACCACCGGCCTCACGGACCTCGCCCAGCTCCTCGGCGCCGACTGGCTGTCGCCCGCGGCCCTGACCGAGGACGGCGCCTCCTGA
- the fabG gene encoding 3-oxoacyl-ACP reductase FabG, whose translation MFTSVADRSVIVTGGSKGIGRGIAQVFADAGAKVLITGRDEASLRAAAEGLGARASYVVTDVTDRDQCEQLAAVAVERHGGIDVLCANAGIFPSARLDVMTPDDLELVMATNFKGTVYAVQACLPALTTSGSGRIVVTSSITGPHTGFPGWSHYGASKAAQLGFVRTAAMELAPKKITINAVLPGNIATEGLDGLGQEYLDSMAATVPQNRLGNVADIGHAALFFATEEAGYITGQSLIVDGGQVLPESLMALQEM comes from the coding sequence ATGTTCACCTCAGTTGCCGACCGCTCTGTGATCGTCACCGGCGGAAGCAAGGGCATCGGGCGCGGCATAGCCCAGGTGTTCGCCGACGCAGGAGCAAAGGTGCTCATCACCGGGCGCGACGAAGCATCCCTGCGCGCCGCCGCCGAAGGCCTGGGCGCACGGGCGTCGTACGTCGTCACTGACGTCACCGACCGGGACCAGTGCGAGCAATTGGCCGCAGTCGCGGTTGAACGCCACGGCGGGATCGACGTGCTCTGCGCGAACGCCGGGATCTTCCCGTCGGCGCGACTGGACGTGATGACGCCCGACGATCTCGAGCTGGTGATGGCCACCAACTTCAAGGGAACTGTCTATGCGGTGCAGGCCTGCCTGCCGGCACTGACCACCAGTGGCAGCGGCCGCATCGTCGTCACCTCGTCAATCACCGGACCGCACACAGGGTTCCCGGGCTGGTCGCACTACGGCGCCAGCAAGGCCGCCCAACTCGGCTTTGTGCGCACCGCCGCGATGGAGCTTGCACCGAAGAAGATCACCATCAATGCGGTGCTCCCCGGCAACATCGCCACCGAAGGGCTCGACGGTCTGGGCCAGGAGTATCTCGACTCGATGGCCGCGACCGTTCCACAGAACCGCCTTGGAAATGTGGCCGACATTGGGCACGCGGCTCTCTTCTTCGCCACTGAAGAAGCCGGCTACATCACGGGGCAGAGTCTGATCGTCGACGGAGGTCAGGTGCTGCCCGAGTCGCTGATGGCGCTGCAGGAGATGTGA
- a CDS encoding EutN/CcmL family microcompartment protein: MLRAVVTGNVWSTKRIEGLPNGAFLELVTENGGAHLVAFDVLGTGIGEHVLVAQGSVAAAWFPGTPPPVDALVIGSIDQPPAAKPTRAAKSVAPSTAKAKTNPE, encoded by the coding sequence ATGCTGAGAGCAGTCGTGACCGGCAACGTCTGGTCCACCAAACGGATCGAGGGCCTCCCCAACGGCGCCTTCCTGGAGCTCGTCACCGAGAACGGCGGCGCCCACCTGGTCGCCTTCGACGTCCTCGGCACGGGCATCGGCGAGCACGTTCTCGTCGCCCAAGGGTCCGTGGCCGCCGCCTGGTTCCCCGGAACACCGCCACCCGTCGATGCCCTGGTCATCGGATCGATCGACCAGCCGCCGGCCGCCAAGCCGACCCGTGCGGCAAAGTCGGTCGCTCCCTCCACGGCGAAGGCCAAGACCAACCCCGAGTAG
- a CDS encoding BMC domain-containing protein, translated as MSNAIGMIETKGFVAALAAADAMVKAANVTITDRQEVGDGLVAVIISGEVGAVKAATEAGAETASLVGELVSVHVIPRPHNELGKHFDLAAK; from the coding sequence ATGTCCAACGCGATCGGCATGATCGAGACGAAGGGCTTCGTCGCAGCACTCGCCGCGGCCGACGCCATGGTCAAGGCCGCCAACGTCACCATCACCGACCGACAGGAAGTCGGCGACGGCCTCGTGGCCGTGATCATCAGTGGTGAAGTGGGCGCCGTCAAGGCCGCCACCGAAGCCGGAGCAGAGACTGCGTCCCTGGTCGGCGAACTCGTCAGCGTGCACGTCATCCCGCGCCCGCACAACGAGCTCGGCAAGCACTTCGACCTCGCCGCCAAGTAG
- a CDS encoding microcompartment protein — protein sequence MADDTMSRTELRVYLMVEDLQQQFAAYLGTPTRARGYPPFVGDHALIIEVAPALAIERVIDLALREVPSVEPGILFVERQFGVLELHGRSLDDVVAAGEAVLAGTGSSASDQLRPRVLYHDIIEDITDQHAVIINRNRQGSMVMPGESLLVYEMTPALFAAVAANEAERAAPGITVVDVQMIGAAGRIYLSGALDDVRTARDRITVVLQAIEGRDH from the coding sequence ATGGCCGACGACACCATGTCGCGCACCGAGCTCCGGGTCTACCTGATGGTGGAGGACCTGCAGCAACAGTTCGCGGCCTATCTGGGCACGCCCACCCGCGCCCGCGGCTATCCGCCGTTCGTGGGTGACCACGCCCTGATCATCGAGGTGGCCCCGGCCCTGGCGATCGAGCGGGTGATCGACCTCGCCCTGCGCGAGGTTCCCTCGGTGGAGCCGGGCATCCTGTTCGTCGAACGACAGTTCGGCGTTCTCGAGCTGCACGGGCGTTCCCTCGACGACGTGGTCGCCGCCGGCGAGGCAGTGCTCGCCGGCACCGGCAGTTCGGCCAGTGATCAACTGCGGCCCCGGGTCCTTTACCACGACATCATTGAGGACATCACCGACCAGCACGCGGTGATCATCAACCGGAACAGGCAGGGATCGATGGTGATGCCTGGTGAGTCGCTTCTCGTCTATGAGATGACGCCGGCCCTGTTCGCGGCTGTCGCCGCCAACGAGGCGGAGCGCGCAGCACCCGGCATCACTGTGGTCGACGTACAGATGATCGGTGCTGCCGGCCGGATCTATCTCAGCGGCGCGCTCGATGATGTGCGCACCGCGCGAGACCGGATCACTGTCGTGCTTCAGGCGATCGAGGGCCGGGATCACTGA
- a CDS encoding aldehyde dehydrogenase family protein produces MTEARQQTAIAAAGHMLERAGWAARSYGAYSAADVDRIVRAVADVAQANAEKYAEWAVRETTFGVVEHKVIKNVACSRGILETYAGHDFVTPRINAEDKIVEVPRPAGVILAITPSTNPVASVFFKVLLALMTRNAVVISPHPMAKECCTDAAELLARAAVEAGAPDGIVQCVAEPTIPLVEALMGDERTNVILATGGTGVVRSAYSSGNPAIGVGPGNVPVLVDATADLRLAAKRLVDSKAFDNSVLCTNESVLIVEDSIADKFTRELERVGAFILDEDAAELLRTYMFPYGKLNVDVVGKDASWIAQQAGFRVGPKTQVLIAPFAEAVPEEPFTHEKLSPVLGMIRVPSVATGIATARAVVRIAGAGHSAAIHSTNSETVMQYAAEVPVLRVAVNVGNSTGSSGLGTNLAPTMTIGTGFVGRSSLGENLQPKHLVNWARIAYNNDPAEVMPDFTGVSPWVDHSGPVPSYPHASNDSVRTSIRGNTPSASVDALATRVANQLGPRAGTSSAPGRSGNDDTFREEIRRLVVEELSQLIKG; encoded by the coding sequence ATGACCGAAGCACGGCAACAGACCGCAATCGCGGCCGCAGGCCACATGCTCGAGAGAGCTGGATGGGCCGCGCGCTCCTATGGCGCCTACTCGGCCGCCGACGTGGACCGCATCGTCCGAGCCGTTGCCGACGTCGCCCAGGCCAACGCGGAGAAGTACGCCGAGTGGGCCGTGCGCGAGACCACCTTCGGTGTCGTCGAGCACAAGGTGATCAAGAACGTCGCCTGCTCCCGCGGAATCCTCGAGACCTACGCCGGTCACGACTTCGTCACCCCGCGCATCAACGCCGAGGACAAGATCGTCGAGGTCCCTCGCCCTGCCGGCGTGATCCTTGCGATCACCCCGTCGACCAACCCGGTCGCCTCCGTGTTCTTCAAGGTGCTGCTTGCTCTGATGACCCGTAACGCCGTGGTCATCAGTCCACATCCGATGGCCAAGGAATGCTGCACCGACGCTGCCGAGCTGCTCGCCCGCGCGGCGGTCGAAGCCGGCGCCCCGGACGGCATTGTGCAGTGCGTCGCCGAGCCGACGATTCCGCTCGTCGAAGCCCTGATGGGTGATGAGCGCACCAACGTCATCCTGGCCACCGGCGGGACGGGTGTGGTGCGTTCGGCGTACAGCTCAGGTAACCCGGCGATCGGTGTCGGCCCCGGCAACGTGCCCGTGCTCGTGGATGCCACTGCAGACCTGCGACTGGCCGCAAAGCGCCTCGTCGACAGCAAGGCCTTCGACAACTCAGTGCTGTGCACCAACGAGTCAGTGCTCATTGTCGAGGACTCCATTGCCGACAAGTTCACTCGCGAGCTGGAACGCGTCGGCGCCTTCATCCTCGACGAGGACGCAGCTGAACTGTTGCGCACCTATATGTTCCCCTACGGCAAGCTCAACGTCGACGTCGTCGGCAAGGACGCCTCCTGGATCGCCCAGCAGGCCGGGTTCCGGGTCGGACCGAAGACGCAGGTGCTGATCGCGCCCTTCGCCGAGGCCGTGCCCGAAGAACCGTTCACCCACGAGAAGCTTTCCCCCGTGCTCGGAATGATCCGCGTGCCCAGCGTCGCCACCGGCATCGCCACCGCGCGGGCCGTCGTACGCATCGCCGGCGCCGGGCACAGCGCCGCCATCCACTCGACCAACTCCGAAACCGTGATGCAGTACGCCGCGGAGGTGCCAGTGCTACGCGTGGCCGTGAACGTCGGCAACAGCACCGGCAGCTCAGGGCTGGGCACCAACCTGGCCCCCACCATGACGATCGGCACCGGATTCGTGGGACGCAGTTCCCTCGGCGAGAACCTGCAGCCCAAGCACCTCGTGAACTGGGCGCGCATCGCCTACAACAACGACCCCGCCGAGGTGATGCCCGACTTCACTGGCGTCTCTCCCTGGGTCGACCACAGCGGGCCCGTGCCCAGCTATCCGCACGCCTCCAACGACTCGGTGCGTACGTCGATCCGTGGCAACACACCGTCCGCAAGCGTCGATGCCTTGGCCACCCGCGTGGCCAACCAACTGGGCCCTCGCGCCGGCACTTCGAGCGCTCCCGGCCGCTCCGGGAACGACGACACCTTCCGTGAAGAGATCCGCCGCCTCGTGGTGGAAGAGCTCTCCCAACTGATCAAGGGCTGA
- a CDS encoding phosphotransferase enzyme family protein: protein MSESLFSPVDDDVARLALDRYGLSEQRTLRMINLSENATYLMADPGTGREGILRVHRVDYHDRASIESELDWLTALGKEAGVSTPRVIHTTDGDRVVSLEVEGHDRHAVLFEVVPGIEPDEVALDTASFETLGAITARMHRHARTWKRPPGFARFSWDWEHSLGEQPRWGRWHDGIGVGPGESAVLGAAASLVQQRLAEYGQGGDRFGLVHADLRLANLLVDDDQVNVIDFDDCGFSWFMYDFGTAVSFIEHDPRLPEWQEAWLRGYRSVEELSAEHEEMLATFVMLRRLLLVAWMGSHSHSRECQDVGPGYTASSLDLARRYVASGGSSIV from the coding sequence ATGAGCGAGTCACTCTTCAGCCCCGTCGACGACGACGTCGCCCGGCTGGCCCTGGACCGCTACGGCCTGTCCGAACAGCGCACGCTGCGGATGATCAACCTGTCAGAGAACGCGACCTACCTGATGGCCGATCCGGGCACCGGCCGTGAGGGCATCCTGCGGGTGCACCGGGTGGACTACCACGATCGTGCGTCCATCGAGAGCGAGCTCGACTGGTTGACCGCCCTTGGCAAGGAGGCGGGGGTGTCCACCCCACGGGTCATCCACACCACGGACGGCGACCGTGTCGTCAGCCTCGAGGTGGAGGGCCACGACCGGCACGCTGTGCTCTTCGAGGTGGTGCCCGGAATCGAACCCGACGAAGTCGCCCTCGACACGGCCAGCTTCGAGACACTCGGTGCGATCACTGCCCGCATGCACCGACATGCCCGCACGTGGAAGAGGCCGCCGGGCTTCGCGCGCTTCAGCTGGGACTGGGAGCACTCGCTGGGTGAGCAGCCTCGTTGGGGACGCTGGCACGACGGCATCGGCGTGGGGCCCGGGGAGTCGGCCGTGCTCGGTGCCGCGGCCTCGCTCGTGCAGCAACGCCTTGCGGAGTATGGCCAGGGAGGCGACCGTTTCGGGTTGGTGCACGCAGACCTTCGGCTGGCCAACCTGCTCGTGGACGACGACCAGGTCAATGTCATCGACTTCGACGACTGCGGGTTCTCGTGGTTCATGTATGACTTCGGAACTGCGGTCTCGTTCATCGAGCACGACCCGCGACTGCCCGAGTGGCAAGAAGCGTGGCTGCGTGGCTATCGATCCGTCGAAGAACTCAGCGCCGAACACGAGGAGATGCTGGCAACCTTCGTGATGTTGCGGCGACTCCTGCTGGTCGCATGGATGGGCTCCCACTCGCACTCACGCGAATGCCAGGACGTCGGACCCGGCTACACGGCCTCCTCACTCGACCTCGCCCGACGCTACGTCGCCTCCGGCGGCTCCTCAATCGTCTGA
- a CDS encoding BMC domain-containing protein yields the protein MAELRSFIFIDRLQPQTMCYLGTWIKGSLPRAHMAAQIIEVAPGLDIEPITDVALKHADVAAGVLVVERQFGYLEFHGETGSVQAAADGVLDALGASPSDAVRPTILASKIISSIDQQHAFLINRNKIGSMVLPGESLYVLEVQPASYAIVATNEAEKAADIKVVDYRMIGATGRVYLAGKEADVRQAAEAAEEALRSLT from the coding sequence ATGGCTGAACTGCGTTCCTTCATCTTCATCGACCGGCTGCAGCCGCAGACGATGTGCTATCTGGGCACCTGGATCAAGGGCTCCCTCCCCCGGGCACACATGGCCGCCCAGATCATCGAGGTCGCGCCCGGACTCGACATCGAGCCGATCACCGACGTCGCCCTCAAGCACGCCGACGTCGCTGCCGGCGTGCTCGTTGTCGAGCGTCAGTTCGGCTACCTCGAATTCCACGGCGAGACCGGCTCCGTCCAGGCCGCCGCCGACGGAGTCCTCGATGCGCTGGGAGCCAGTCCGAGTGACGCGGTGCGCCCGACGATCTTGGCCAGCAAGATCATCTCCAGCATCGACCAGCAGCACGCCTTCCTGATCAACCGCAACAAGATCGGGTCGATGGTCCTGCCCGGCGAATCCCTCTATGTGCTGGAGGTCCAGCCGGCGTCGTACGCGATCGTGGCCACCAACGAGGCCGAGAAGGCCGCCGACATCAAGGTCGTCGACTATCGCATGATCGGCGCCACCGGCCGGGTCTACCTCGCCGGCAAGGAGGCCGACGTTCGGCAGGCGGCCGAGGCAGCCGAGGAAGCGCTGCGGAGCCTGACGTGA
- a CDS encoding bifunctional 3'-5' exonuclease/DNA polymerase — MTRISLSRQPDERVLVLEGADERVIAAADLTAYVREREADRPRWVWDDTARWLPPLLAAGVRVERCHDLRLGHHLLRRAPAIDVALLVGPQSTHWDRLGPSVASEPTLFSFDGDAEHLRADLEDARQLAAVASSTEPAQLGLLLAAESAGALVAAEMTYAGVPWRTDLHQRMLTELLGPRPPMGVRPQGLEALADDVRRLLNVPGLNPDSHSELLAALRRADLEVPDTRASTLRQLDHPVVEPLLRFKQLAHLFQTNGWAWSDEWVSEGRFRPSYQPAGSATGRWSSNGGGALSFPAQIRHAVVADEGWTFVVADVAQLEPRVLAGMSGDRVLAKSARGADLYQGMVDDGAVATRNDAKLGLLGAMYGATSGESGRMVAGLTRRYPAAFGLVEEAARAGERGEAVRTLLGRGSPTLGESWDRDPNGPPLDPEVQSRHRRTFGRFTRNFVVQGTGAEWALCWIADLRNRLWSMGDEGPFMTRPHLVFFLHDEVVVHTPIALADEVAAQATEAAATASGLLFRTLGIDFPLTISIVRSYADAGKPGVAVVP, encoded by the coding sequence ATGACCCGCATCTCGCTCTCGCGCCAGCCCGACGAGCGGGTGCTCGTGCTCGAGGGCGCAGATGAGCGAGTGATCGCGGCGGCCGACCTGACGGCGTACGTGCGCGAGCGTGAGGCCGACCGACCCCGCTGGGTGTGGGACGACACTGCCCGGTGGCTCCCGCCGCTGCTGGCCGCTGGAGTGCGGGTCGAGCGCTGCCACGACCTGAGGCTTGGCCACCACCTGCTCCGGCGTGCGCCCGCGATCGACGTCGCCCTGCTGGTCGGGCCGCAGTCGACGCACTGGGACCGGCTCGGTCCCAGCGTGGCGTCCGAGCCGACACTCTTCTCGTTCGACGGCGACGCCGAGCACCTGCGGGCCGACCTGGAGGACGCCCGTCAACTCGCAGCTGTCGCGTCATCCACCGAGCCCGCCCAGCTGGGTCTGCTGCTCGCGGCGGAGTCGGCCGGTGCGTTGGTCGCCGCGGAGATGACGTATGCCGGTGTGCCGTGGCGAACCGACCTCCACCAGCGCATGCTCACCGAGCTGCTCGGTCCGAGGCCGCCGATGGGCGTCCGTCCACAGGGGCTCGAGGCACTGGCCGACGACGTACGACGTCTGCTGAACGTTCCGGGACTCAACCCTGACTCACATTCCGAGCTGCTGGCCGCACTGCGGCGGGCCGATCTCGAGGTCCCCGACACCCGGGCCTCGACACTGCGTCAACTCGATCATCCGGTCGTCGAACCACTGCTGCGCTTCAAGCAGCTCGCGCATCTGTTCCAGACCAACGGCTGGGCCTGGAGCGATGAGTGGGTGAGTGAGGGCAGGTTCAGGCCGTCCTACCAGCCGGCGGGATCCGCCACGGGCCGGTGGTCCTCCAACGGCGGGGGAGCACTGTCCTTCCCTGCTCAGATCCGGCACGCCGTGGTGGCCGACGAGGGCTGGACCTTCGTGGTCGCCGACGTGGCACAGCTGGAGCCCCGGGTGCTGGCCGGCATGAGTGGTGACCGCGTTCTGGCCAAGTCGGCAAGGGGCGCCGACCTCTACCAGGGGATGGTCGATGACGGCGCTGTTGCCACCCGCAACGACGCCAAGCTCGGACTGCTCGGTGCGATGTACGGCGCCACCAGCGGCGAGAGCGGTCGCATGGTCGCCGGCCTCACCCGGCGCTACCCCGCCGCTTTCGGTCTGGTCGAGGAAGCGGCACGAGCCGGTGAGCGAGGCGAGGCCGTGCGCACGCTCCTGGGACGCGGGTCCCCGACACTGGGGGAGTCATGGGACCGGGACCCGAATGGGCCGCCGCTCGACCCAGAGGTGCAGTCCCGTCACCGCCGTACTTTCGGCCGCTTCACCCGCAACTTCGTGGTGCAGGGCACCGGCGCCGAGTGGGCGTTGTGCTGGATCGCGGACCTGCGCAACCGGCTCTGGAGCATGGGCGACGAGGGGCCATTCATGACCCGCCCGCACCTGGTCTTCTTCCTCCACGACGAGGTCGTCGTGCACACCCCGATCGCGCTTGCCGACGAGGTCGCAGCGCAGGCGACCGAGGCTGCCGCAACCGCCTCCGGCCTGCTGTTCCGCACCCTCGGCATCGACTTCCCGCTCACCATCTCGATCGTGCGGTCCTACGCCGACGCAGGCAAGCCCGGGGTCGCTGTCGTCCCCTGA